TTCATCTGCGCGATCTGGAATTCATACTCGAAGTCGGAAACCGCCCGCAGTCCGCGCAGGATAACCCGGGCCCCGCGCGAGGCCACGTAGTCGACCAGGAGTCCGTCGAAAGTGTCGACCTGCAGCCGCGGGTTGTCGCCCACCGTCCGGCGAATCATCTCCAGTCTCTCTTCAGTGCTGAAGAGACCCTTTTTTTCCGAATTCTTCGCTACCGCCACGATCAGTAGATCAAAAACTTCAAGCCCTCGCTGGATGATGTCGAGATGACCGTTGGTGATGGGATCGAACGATCCCGGATAGACGGCGATGTGTTTTTTCATCAGGTCACGCCTCTGCTTCGGAGTAGGAGAACAGGTGGACCGCAGTCGAACCGTAATGCCGCCGGTCGATGCGTACGAAGGAACCGATGGTTCCCGGCAACTCCTCCCGGCGATCGGTCTCGGCGCAGATCAGTCCATCGGGAGCGAGCAGGCCGAGTTCGGCGAGGGCGATCAGCACCGGCGGCACCAGCCCCTGACCGTAAGGAGGGTCGAGAAAGACCAGTTCGAAAAGGCTGGCGCCCAGTCGGGGGAGCGCCTTCAGCACGTCGGAGTGGATGAAGGTGGCCCGTTCCTGCATGGCGCACGCCCGGATGTTGGCGGGAATGACCCGGGCGGACTGCAGTCCCTGGTCGATCAGGACCGCCGTTGCTGCCCCGCGGCTCAGCGCCTCGAGTGCAAGGGCGCCGCTGCCGGCAAAGAGATCGAGGACGCGCAATCCGTTGAGTGACCCGAACCGGCTGACCAGTACGCTGAACAGGGCTTCGCGCACCCGATCGGGGGTCGGCCGGATGTCGCCGCCATGCAGGGAAGAGAGCTGTTTGCCTCGGGCCGAACCGCTGATGATGCGCACGCCGTTCTCCTCTTCAGCCGGCTCGGCAGAAACTGGCCGAAGTGGCGGAAATTCCCGAAAAAACTAGCACAACGCCTACCATGCGTCAAGGACTTAAAGGCGCGCCTTGAGAGCAGATTCGAAGTTGCGGCCGGCGCCGATTACAGGTACATTATGCTGGTTCGCACACTGTCTGGGCAGCGAAATGCCGTCTCGCCTGGTTGCACCGATTCCTTCTGCAGCGTCAGCTCCAGCCATCTTCGGAGACCTCATGGAACGACCCGATCTCGCCCCGTTCGCCGCCCGCAGCAGCGCCAGTCTGGGGCGCCGTTACGATGAGCTTTTCAAGGATGAGCGGCCGGCCTATGAGCGGGATCGCGACCGCATCATCCACTGCGCTGCCTTTCGACGCCTCGAGTACAAGACCCAGGTCTTCGTCAACCATGAAGGGGATTATTACCGCACCCGGCTCACCCATTCCCTGGAGGTGGCGCAGATCGCCCGCGGCATCGCCCGCAACCTGCACCTTAACGAAGACCTCGCCGAGACTTTGTCGCTGGCCCACGACCTTGGCCACACCCCCTTCGGGCACACCGGCGAGGAAGTGCTCAACCGGTTGATGGCCGATTTTGGCGGTTTCGAGCATAACCTCCAGTCACTGCGCATCGTCGACGAGCTCGAGGAGCGTTATCCCGGCTTCTGCGGCCTCAACTTGACCTTCGAGGCCCGCGAGGGAATCATCAAACACTCCTCCGAGTATGATCATCCGGGCCGCGCCGACCTGACCGATTTTCTGCCCGATCAGCGTCCCGTCCTCGAGGCCCAGATCATCGACCTGGCCGACGAGATCGCCTACAACAACCATGACATCGACGACGGTCTGAAGGCCGGCTTCATCACCCTTGAAGAACTTTCAGATGTCGAACTGTGGCGGGAAACCCATGCGCTGGTCGCCGGCAAGTATCCCGGCCTCGACCGCGAGCGGCATATCTGCCAGACCATCAGCCACCTGATCGGCCGTCTCATCGACGACCTGGTCACCACCACCCGCGCCGGCATTGAACAGCACGCCGTCGGCAACCTCGAGGCGGTTCGCTGCCACCCTACGCGCCTGGTCGCACTCAGTCATGAAATGAGCCGCAAAAACAAGGACCTTAAGTTGTTTCTTCATAAACAACTTTATCATCACTACAAGGTCGAGCGGATGCGGGTCAAGGCCGAGCGATTCCTGACGCTCCTTTTCGAAAGCTACCTTCGAACGCCCTCTCTGCTGCCGCTTTCCTATCACAGAAAATTCGAGCTGTTCGGCCGCGAGCGGGTGATCTGCGACTATCTTGCCGGCATGACCGACCGCTACGCCCTGGACGAGTACAAGCGCCTCTTCGAGCCTTACGAACGGGTCTGATGCGCTCCCCCCGTTTGACAGGGGAGACTGTCGGGGTACTGTTTATGCAACCGCCAGCCAACCTTCCGGAACGGCCATGAAAGGAATCGGAAACAGCACTTGTCGCTTCCCGGAAAGGCCGATCGCCTTCAGGGTTATCGTGGTTTATCTGTTGGCCGGCTGTTTGTGGATTCTGCTCTCCGACC
This region of Desulfuromonadales bacterium genomic DNA includes:
- a CDS encoding deoxyguanosinetriphosphate triphosphohydrolase, which produces MERPDLAPFAARSSASLGRRYDELFKDERPAYERDRDRIIHCAAFRRLEYKTQVFVNHEGDYYRTRLTHSLEVAQIARGIARNLHLNEDLAETLSLAHDLGHTPFGHTGEEVLNRLMADFGGFEHNLQSLRIVDELEERYPGFCGLNLTFEAREGIIKHSSEYDHPGRADLTDFLPDQRPVLEAQIIDLADEIAYNNHDIDDGLKAGFITLEELSDVELWRETHALVAGKYPGLDRERHICQTISHLIGRLIDDLVTTTRAGIEQHAVGNLEAVRCHPTRLVALSHEMSRKNKDLKLFLHKQLYHHYKVERMRVKAERFLTLLFESYLRTPSLLPLSYHRKFELFGRERVICDYLAGMTDRYALDEYKRLFEPYERV
- the coaD gene encoding pantetheine-phosphate adenylyltransferase, translated to MKKHIAVYPGSFDPITNGHLDIIQRGLEVFDLLIVAVAKNSEKKGLFSTEERLEMIRRTVGDNPRLQVDTFDGLLVDYVASRGARVILRGLRAVSDFEYEFQIAQMNHTVQEQVETLFMMTSVPYGYLSSSIVKEVASLRGPIDTFVPPAVKEALEKKFGGGSPPRRQP
- the rsmD gene encoding 16S rRNA (guanine(966)-N(2))-methyltransferase RsmD, producing the protein MRIISGSARGKQLSSLHGGDIRPTPDRVREALFSVLVSRFGSLNGLRVLDLFAGSGALALEALSRGAATAVLIDQGLQSARVIPANIRACAMQERATFIHSDVLKALPRLGASLFELVFLDPPYGQGLVPPVLIALAELGLLAPDGLICAETDRREELPGTIGSFVRIDRRHYGSTAVHLFSYSEAEA